A window of Christiangramia forsetii KT0803 contains these coding sequences:
- a CDS encoding FtsB family cell division protein has product MNFKDLRKKPWFRFISNKYILISLVFAGWMFFLDTNSWFIHHELDQEVNELQDNKEYYQKEISKDKAVIEKLQDSVELEKFARQKYYMKRSDEDIYIIEYDTVN; this is encoded by the coding sequence ATGAATTTTAAAGACCTGCGTAAAAAACCCTGGTTTAGGTTTATCAGCAACAAATATATACTGATAAGTCTTGTATTTGCCGGGTGGATGTTCTTTCTAGACACCAATTCATGGTTTATCCATCATGAGCTGGATCAGGAGGTAAATGAATTGCAGGACAATAAAGAATATTATCAAAAGGAAATTTCGAAAGATAAGGCAGTTATTGAAAAACTTCAGGATTCAGTAGAGCTTGAAAAATTCGCCAGACAGAAATACTATATGAAAAGATCTGATGAAGATATTTACATTATAGAATATGATACTGTAAACTAA
- the udk gene encoding uridine kinase → MLIIGIAGGTGSGKTTVVNQITEELKHEEVDVISQDSYYQDTSHLSFEDRKKINFDHPKSIDFELLAEHLRELRAGNSIQQPVYSFKEHNRTGETIEIQPRKVVIVEGILILTHPEIRELFDIKIYVHADSDARLIRRLKRDIAERGRDLEEVLWRYETTLKPMHQQFIEPTKEFADIIIPTNRYNTVAVDIVQTIIKDRLT, encoded by the coding sequence ATGCTAATAATTGGTATTGCCGGTGGTACGGGAAGTGGGAAAACTACGGTAGTAAATCAAATTACAGAAGAACTGAAACACGAAGAAGTAGATGTAATCTCACAGGATTCTTACTACCAGGATACTTCTCACCTATCTTTTGAAGACAGAAAAAAAATAAATTTTGACCATCCAAAATCAATTGATTTTGAACTTTTAGCGGAACATTTAAGAGAATTAAGAGCAGGAAATTCTATTCAGCAGCCAGTTTATTCATTTAAAGAACATAATAGAACGGGTGAGACTATAGAAATTCAGCCAAGAAAAGTAGTGATTGTAGAAGGAATTCTTATTCTAACTCATCCTGAAATTCGTGAGTTATTCGACATTAAGATCTATGTTCATGCAGACAGTGATGCTAGATTAATTCGTAGATTAAAGCGTGATATTGCAGAACGTGGTCGTGACCTGGAAGAAGTTTTATGGCGTTATGAAACTACTCTAAAGCCCATGCACCAACAATTTATAGAACCCACCAAAGAGTTCGCTGATATCATTATCCCGACCAATCGCTACAATACAGTTGCTGTTGATATCGTTCAGACTATAATTAAGGATCGCTTAACCTAA
- a CDS encoding c-type cytochrome: MRKLLFVIGLATAMIACKSDKKENDPEEESYVIPSSEKSSQKTPLTASIERGKVLYNDLCVTCHLPNGKGIPGTYPPLDGSNWLTEKREESIRGVKYGMQGPIEVNGEKYDNIMTPMGLSDKEVADAMNYAMNSWSNNIDDMVTEEEVAAIQESAE; encoded by the coding sequence ATGAGAAAACTGTTATTTGTAATAGGATTGGCAACTGCTATGATTGCTTGTAAATCTGACAAGAAGGAGAATGATCCTGAAGAAGAATCTTATGTGATTCCGTCTTCAGAAAAATCAAGCCAAAAGACTCCGCTTACTGCTAGTATTGAAAGAGGAAAAGTTCTATACAACGATCTTTGTGTCACCTGTCACCTACCAAACGGAAAAGGAATTCCCGGCACCTATCCTCCTCTCGATGGCTCTAACTGGCTTACCGAAAAAAGAGAAGAAAGCATACGAGGCGTAAAATATGGGATGCAGGGACCAATAGAAGTCAACGGTGAAAAATATGATAATATTATGACCCCAATGGGCTTAAGCGATAAGGAAGTTGCAGATGCTATGAATTACGCAATGAATTCCTGGAGTAATAATATTGATGATATGGTTACAGAAGAAGAAGTTGCTGCTATTCAAGAAAGTGCGGAATAA
- a CDS encoding PQQ-dependent sugar dehydrogenase has translation MKKILLISGLALSLIACGENDNNSDKAQVEENAEETSEEQTQEPTEVPDPIDAESSDKYSYEMVVEGLKIPWGFTFLPDGSMLINEKNGDIIHFKDGQKNKIQGGPEVYDRGQGGLMDVVLHPNYENNGWIYFSYASKEGEDDGGNTAVLRAKLEGNQLTSKEVLYKASPNTTKGQHFGSRIAFDKDGYLYFSAGERGARDENPQDITRDNGKVYRLNDDGSVPSDNPFVNQENAVEAIYSYGHRNPQGMILNPETGEIWVHEHGPKGGDEINIVKKGANFGWPVVTYGENYSGTSITDERSRPEMEDPIFYWLPSIAPSGFAYITSVKFPELKGNLLAGSLKFQYLELLKLDGKKINKRTKLLEDSGRMRDVRQGPDGNIYVAIEGKGIAKLINKQ, from the coding sequence ATGAAAAAAATTTTATTGATATCCGGCCTTGCCTTAAGTCTTATTGCCTGTGGTGAAAATGATAATAATTCAGACAAGGCGCAGGTTGAAGAAAATGCAGAAGAAACATCAGAAGAACAAACCCAGGAACCCACTGAAGTACCTGATCCAATAGACGCCGAAAGCTCCGATAAATATTCCTATGAAATGGTCGTTGAAGGATTAAAGATTCCGTGGGGATTCACTTTTCTTCCAGACGGGAGTATGTTGATCAATGAGAAAAATGGCGATATTATCCATTTTAAGGATGGACAAAAAAATAAGATTCAGGGAGGACCTGAAGTTTACGATCGTGGACAAGGTGGATTAATGGACGTGGTACTTCATCCTAATTATGAAAATAATGGATGGATCTATTTTTCTTATGCTTCAAAAGAAGGTGAAGACGATGGTGGAAATACTGCCGTCCTGAGAGCTAAATTAGAAGGGAATCAACTAACAAGTAAAGAAGTACTTTATAAGGCTTCTCCAAATACTACCAAAGGCCAACACTTTGGTTCAAGGATCGCATTTGATAAAGATGGTTATTTATATTTTAGTGCCGGTGAACGCGGTGCCCGGGATGAAAACCCTCAGGATATTACCCGTGACAATGGTAAGGTTTATAGACTAAATGATGACGGGAGTGTTCCTTCAGACAACCCATTTGTAAATCAAGAAAATGCTGTAGAGGCAATTTATTCTTATGGGCATCGTAATCCTCAGGGAATGATCCTAAACCCTGAAACTGGTGAGATCTGGGTGCATGAGCATGGCCCAAAGGGAGGTGACGAAATTAATATAGTAAAAAAAGGAGCTAATTTCGGCTGGCCTGTAGTAACCTATGGAGAAAATTATAGCGGTACGTCAATTACCGATGAAAGGTCAAGACCGGAAATGGAAGACCCGATCTTTTACTGGTTACCATCGATTGCACCAAGTGGATTTGCCTATATAACTTCAGTTAAATTTCCCGAATTGAAAGGAAATCTTTTGGCAGGTTCTCTTAAGTTTCAGTACCTGGAACTTCTGAAATTAGACGGTAAAAAGATCAATAAAAGAACCAAACTTTTAGAAGATTCTGGAAGAATGAGAGATGTGCGACAGGGACCTGATGGTAATATCTATGTTGCTATTGAAGGAAAAGGAATTGCAAAATTAATAAATAAACAATAA